The genomic stretch ATCATGGCCAATAGGGGCATGCCCCAGAGTTCACAGGCGTCGGCTATCTGGCCCAGGTCTTCGAGCATCGCATTTTCGGCGGCGCCGCCGAGGTTAACATGGACGGAGACGGCGGTCGCCCCGAGCCGGACGGCATGCTCCACCGAAGAGACCAATTCCTTGCGGTTCGGTTCCGGCGAGAGGGTCGTCGAGGCAGACAGGTGAACGATCAGGTCGCACTGTCTTGTCGAGAGCACGCCTGCGATCTGCCGGGCCAGTCCCTTGTGGACGATGACGGCGTCAGCGCCGCCGTCTGCCACAGCTTTCACCATCGGGCGGATCTCAGTCAATCCAGCGACGGGACCGAGGGAGACGCCGTGATCGAGCGGAACGGCGAGCAATTGTCCGGAGGGCGCGAAGAGCCGGTTCAGGCGAATCTCTTTTCCAGTCATGGCTGGCGCCGCCTCCTAGCTTTCGATGATCTTTTCATCCACTTTGATGCCCACATGCCTTCCCGGCGCGCAGACATAGGCCAGGAGTTGGTCGCCCGGCTGGACGGTGGTGGCATTGCGCGGTTCTCCATTGGCGCCCATGACGCGGATGTGCCAGTCGTCCTGAACGATCACGTTCAAGTCGATGCCATCGGCCACCCCTTTGATCAGGAGCAGCGGCCGCACCTCTGTCTTCACCCGACCGACGATGACCGGTCGCGTTTTTCCTTTGGTGTTGACGCAAAGGACAGCCGTGCCGGCCCGCAGGTCTGTCAGGTAGTCGGTGGCGTTGCCGGGGCGCCAGACGTAGGAGTGGACGGCGCCGGCGTTCACCCGGAAGGGCCGCAGGTTCATATAGGGCAGGTAGTGCGTCTCCGAACAGACAAAAATGCCGCCTGAAGAAGTGGAGCCGATGATCATCCCTTCATCGCGGGTCATGATATCTGTCG from Heliomicrobium modesticaldum Ice1 encodes the following:
- a CDS encoding 2-amino-3,7-dideoxy-D-threo-hept-6-ulosonate synthase, whose translation is MTGKEIRLNRLFAPSGQLLAVPLDHGVSLGPVAGLTEIRPMVKAVADGGADAVIVHKGLARQIAGVLSTRQCDLIVHLSASTTLSPEPNRKELVSSVEHAVRLGATAVSVHVNLGGAAENAMLEDLGQIADACELWGMPLLAMMYVRDGNQANEYDPVRVAHAARVAEELGADIVKVNYTGTPESFRQVTGGVDIPVIIAGGAKTNSTGELLNMVYAAQQAGSLGVAIGRNIFQHARPQRLTAAIRRILDRKVDASQLAELASSVDG